A region of Lepus europaeus isolate LE1 chromosome 2, mLepTim1.pri, whole genome shotgun sequence DNA encodes the following proteins:
- the LOC133748874 gene encoding COMM domain-containing protein 6-like: MEGSSEPVLDANSKVTDQLTDFQWKLGMAVSSDSCRSLKHPYVAVMLKIADHAGHVKSKSFEMTIPQFQNFYRQFKEIAAVIETV, translated from the coding sequence ATGGAGGGATCCAGCGAGCCGGTGCTGGATGCCAACTCCAAAGTAACCGACCAGCTTACAGATTTTCAGTGGAAACTCGGTATGGCTGTGAGCTCGGACAGTTGCAGGTCTCTTAAGCACCCTTATGTTGCAGTGATGCTGAAAATAGCAGATCATGCAGGCCACGTAAAGAGCAAATCCTTTGAAATGACAATTCCACAGTTTCAGAATTTCTACAGACAGTTCAAGGAAATTGCAGCAGTTATTGAGACTGTGTGA